The nucleotide sequence GGTACGGCCATCTATGTACCGCTGATGCTTCACTATTTGCCTACTTCTAATAGCCTGGTAGCAGTTCATTTACCCTACATCAATTATGATCTAGATGATGCGAACGGTAGCTCGTTAGCAGACATTAAGCTTCTAGGTAAATACCAATTTTACCGCAAGGATGGAACGGGAAAGACCTTCCGTATGGTGGCAAAAACGCTGCAAACCTTACCTACTGGAGAAGAGCTGGATCTTATGGATCTTAGTACTGGTAAATATTCGGGCTACTATGGCGTGGTTGCTGGGCTGGAAACCCTTAAGTATGGTATCTCGTCAGAGATAGGTTACAACTCCATGCCTAATGGGACGATGGATGAATTTCGTACCAAGTTGGGCTTTGGGTTGCCATTACTCAAGCCACAGTATCCCAATAAACAAGTAAATCTTTATTTTGAATATACCAGCGCCTGGTTGCATGAACGTGACTGGTACCAGTTGCTTTATGCACAAGGTATCCAGTATGCGAGCAAGAACATCACTTTTGACCTTGCTTTGCAATTGCCATTGGTACAAGATATTCCAGATAATAGAGCCCTAAATTATTCCGTGTTTCTGGGCACACGATACACATTTTAATTTTAAAAGAATAACAACATGAAAAATATAGCAATCATACTGAGCATAGCTTTTAGCTTGTTCGCTTTCGCGAAAGCGGATGCACAAAAATCAAATCAAAGAGATCAATTTGAAGTACAAGTCGACGGTCTAGGCTGCCCATTTTGCGCCTACGGTCTTGAAAAAAAGTTCAAGGAATTCAAAGGCATCAAAGATGTCAAAATAGATATTGAAACTGGAGATTTCTCATTCAGCTATCCGGCAGATAAGGAATTGACTATGGACGCTGTCGTCTCTCAAGTGGAAAAAGCAGGTTACACACCTAAACTGGCCACTATCAATAGAGCCAATGGAAAAGTGGAAAGCAACGCTACCTCAAAAGATGCAGTCGCTTCAGCAAACTTGACCACAACTAAAATGTACGTCAACGGTAAATGTGGCATGTGTAAAGCACGTATCGAGAAAGCTGCATCCAGTCTTGCTGGCGTTTCCACCGCAGAATGGGATGAAAAGACCCATATGTTAACCATTGCTCACGACGCTTCAAAAACCAATAGGGAAGCCGTAGCTACCAGCATGGCTAAAGTAGGTCATGACACTAAAACCGCAAAGGCAAGCGATGCTACCTATGACGCATTACCTGCTTGTTGTCACTATAAAAGAGCCATATAATGAAGAATTTGATATATATCATCCCGATATTCTTCGGGATGATTTCTTGCAATGAACAAGTAGAGCAACCTAAAGAATGGCAGTTTGAAAAAACGATTGCACTAGACGGCATCAATCCTATAGGAATCACTGCAGATGGTAACGATATCTTCTTAAGTGATGGAGACCACAACCGTGTTCTTAAGGTAAATACCGATGGTGAGATCCTTTTTGAGATGGAAGGTTTTGATCGTCCCATGCACCTTGATTTTGGGAAAGCAGACCTGCAGATCACTGATAAGATGACCA is from Nonlabens sp. YIK11 and encodes:
- a CDS encoding heavy-metal-associated domain-containing protein, translating into MKNIAIILSIAFSLFAFAKADAQKSNQRDQFEVQVDGLGCPFCAYGLEKKFKEFKGIKDVKIDIETGDFSFSYPADKELTMDAVVSQVEKAGYTPKLATINRANGKVESNATSKDAVASANLTTTKMYVNGKCGMCKARIEKAASSLAGVSTAEWDEKTHMLTIAHDASKTNREAVATSMAKVGHDTKTAKASDATYDALPACCHYKRAI